The Haloarchaeobius sp. HME9146 DNA segment CTGGTCCGCGTCCTCGGCCGCGAGGTCGAGACTGACCTTCGCGGTCGACAGTGGATTCCGGAGGTCGTGACTGAGGATGCCCGCGAACTCGTCGAGTTGCCTGACCCGCTGTTGGAGCTGGCGCTCACGTTCGAGCTGGTCGGTCATATCGCGGAGGACGCAGACGAAGCCACGATGGGCACCGTTCTCGTCGTTCACCGCGGTGAGGGTGAAATCAGCCCAGTACCGGAAGCCGCCCCGCCGCACCCGCCACCCCTTCTCGTGAACCGGTCCCTCGTCACGGGCGTGCTCCAACTGTCGTTCCGGAACCCCATTGGTGACGTCCTCAGTCGTGTATAATATCGAGAATTTCTCGCCGATGATCTCCCCGTGGTGGTAGCCGTTGATTCGTTCGGACCCGGAGTTCCAGGTGGTCACCAGCCCCTCGGGGTCCATCGAGAAGATGGCGTACTCCGTGATAGCTTCTATCAGCAGTTCGAAGCGTTCTTTCTCTTCGTCCAGCAGTCGCTCGGCCTCGTACTCCTCGGAGATGTCGAAGGCAACACATATCATCGTCCCGTTCTCGGCGTACGAGAGTGCCACGCTCACGTGAACCGGACTCCCGTCCTTGCGCCGCTGGACGAGTTCGTCGCTCCACCGGCCCTTGTGTGGGACTGCCGGCATAATAGTGTTCTCGATGTACTCGCGGTCCTCCGGGTCGAAGAGCAGCTTCCATCGCTCTTTGAGCAATTCCTCGGTCGTGTACCCGTACATCTCGGCGAAGGCCTGGTTCGCGTAGATGAACTGCCCGTCCTCGTCGAACATGGCGATGCCCTCGCGCGCCGACTCCATCGCCCGGAGCCGCCGGCCGACGATCTTCTCGGTCCGGTAGGTGTTCACGTAGTGCTCCATGCGACTCGTCAGGAACTCGTACGCTCCCGGGCCACTCTTTCTCAGGTAGTCGGTGACGCCGGCCGAGATGGCTTCCGAAGCGACCTCCTCGGTCCCACTCCCGGTGAACAGGATGAACGGGATGAAGGGGTCCCGTTCTCGCACCGTGCGCAAGAACTCGATGCCGTCCATCCCCGGCAAGTCGTAATCACTCACGATGCAGTCCACCCCGCCCTCGTCGAAGATCGCCAGTGCGTCGGTTGCACGCTCGACGGATTCGACGCGTGCCCGGTCGCAGGTCCGTTCGAGCCAGATTTTCGTCGTGTCCTGCGCCTCGGGGTCGTTGTCGACGTGCAAGACGTGAATCTGTTCGGTGTCCGACTGAGAGACGGCGTCCGTCGTCCGGTTGTTGCCGTCGGTGCGCATGTACCCGAAGAGAGGCAGTGAGCGCGGCTAAGCCTTCTCTGTGATTTGTTGTTACGTCAGGGGTGACAGTGAGAGAAACAGGAGACGGAAATCGGCTTATTGTCGCGCCTTCGCGACCGACAGCGACGCGAAGAAGCCGTAGTAGGCGACGACGCCCGAGGCGAGCGTCAACTGGTACGCCCACGACGGGCCCTGCACGACCTCGAACAGCAGGGTGACGAGGGTCACCCAGGCGAGCGCGAACGCGAGGTCGACCGCCATCCCGGCGTTGTGCTCGCGGACGTGGTTCCGGACCGCGGTACCGAGGTCGCCGAGTGAGCGCCCCGACTCGGCGTGCTCACTCATCGTCCTCGCCTTCGCGTTCGTCCACGACGAGGACCGGGCGGTGCGTCGAGCGAAGCACGCGCTCGGTGACGCTGCCGAGCAGGGCGCGCTTGACGCCGGAGCGCCCGTGGCTGCCCATCACGATGAGGTCCACGTCGAAGTCCTCGGCGAAGTCCGCGATGACCGAGTGCGGCCGGCCGCCACGGAAGTGTTCTTCCGCCGTGAGCCCGCGCTCTCGGGCCTTCTCGGCGACCCGGCTGGTGGCGCTCCGTGCCCGGTCTTCGAGGTCTTCCATCTCGCCGAACTTGCCGGCGCGGATTCGCTCGACCTGTTCGGTGCCGAGGCTGATGTCCATCGCGATGGTGTCGACCACGTAGAGGGCGAGCACCTCCGCGTCGTACAGCTCGGCCAGTTCCAGTGCCTTGTCGACGGCGACCTCCGCCGTCGCGCTACCGTCCGTCGGGATGAGGATTCGTTCCGTCATGTTCAGTCGTCTGCAGGGGTGTTCGCGCCGTCACTCACGACCTGTTCCGCCGACTCCATGCGCTGCATGGGTTCGGGGCTGTGACACTGGCGGACGAGCTTCTTGATGTCTTCCGGGGGCTCCTCAGTCGCCCAGGAGACGCCGACGATGACCGCGAAGACCACCGGAACCGCGACGAGCGCGGAGGAGGTCGCCGGGATGACGTTGGCCAGCGTCTGCGAGAGCACCTCACCGTCGATGAAGCCGACGTAGCCCGGCAGGACCTCGTTCACGATGCCGAGCAGGGAGAAGCCGAGCCCGGTGAGCATGCCGGCGATGGCTCCCTTCCGGTTGGTGTTCTCCCACCAGAGGCCGAGGAAGAACACGGGGAACAGCACCGAGCCCGCGATGGCGAACGCCATGGAGACGAGTTCGCCGATGAGCGCCGGCGGGTTGAGCGCGACGACGGTGACCAGCACGCCCAGCGTGACGATGGTCGCACGGCCGACGAGGAGCTGCTGGCGCTGGGTCGCGTCCTCGTTGATGATGTTCGTGTAGATGTCGTGTGCGGCGGCCGAAGAGGCGGCGATGAACAGGCCCGCGGTCGTCGCGAGCGCGGCGGCGACCGCCCCGGCGGCGACGAGGCCGACGAGCCACTGCGGCAGTTCCGCCAGCTGGGCCGTCAGCACGACCAGCACGTCGGACTGCGTGCCCGTGAACAGCGCCCCGTCCGGGCTGACGCCAGACTCCTGGGCGAGGATGCCGCCGAAGGCCGCGTAGGCGGCGGTGCCCCAGTACAGCAGGCAGATGAAGAACAGGCCCCAGACGCAGGACCAGCGGGCGGTCCGCTCGTTCTCCACCGTGTAGAACCGCACGAGGACGTGTGGTAAGCCACAGGTCCCGACGATGAGGGTGAACGCGGTCGCCACCCAGACGAAGTAGGAGGCGTTGGCGAACGGTGCCGAGAACTCGGCGGAGAGCTGCTGGGCGACGTAGGTCGCCTCGTTACCGAACTCGATGTAGGGCAGGACGGTCGAGTAGCCCTGCGACCAGCCGACCGCGTAGAGGCCGACGAGGAACGCCGCGATGAGGATGACGTACTGCACGGCCATGTTCTTCGTCGCACCGAGCATGCCCGAGAGTGCGACGTACACGATGGTGATGCCCATGAGGAGGACGACGCCGGTCGTGTAGTCGGTCCCGAACAGGTAGATGGACATCAGGCCCATCCCGCGACCCTGACCGACGGCGTAGACGAACCCGATGAGGATCGTCGTGAACGCGGCGATGGCGCGGGCCCCGTCGGAGTAGAACCGGTCACCGATGAAGTCCGGTGCCGTGTACTTCCCGAAGCGGCGGAACTGGGCGGCCATGAAGATGAGCAGGATGAAGAACCCTGCCGTCCAGCCGACCAGGTACGCGAGGCCGTAGTAGCCTGCCAATCCGACGAGGCCGGCCACCCCGAGGTAGGAGGCGGCGGACATCCAGTTCGCGCCGATGGCCATGCCGTTCTCGATGTTCCCGATGGAGCGTCCGGCGACCCAGAGGCCGTCGGTGTCGGCCACGCGGAACACGTACCCGATGCTCAGGAACAGCATGAGCATCCCGGCGGTGATGGCCGCGGGGATGGCCTTGAATCCGGCGTCGAGGCCGGTCTCACCGATCTGCAGGACGATATCTGGCATCACAGTTCCTCACCTCCATCGGTGGCCGCGGCCTGTCCGGCCGAAGCGGTCTCCGAGTCGTCCTCGTGGTCGATGCCGAACTTGTCGTCCAGCGCGTCGCGCTGGCGGGCGTAGACGACCGACAGGAGCAGTGCCCCCGCCGGCGCGCCGATGGCGGTCAGGAAGAAGTGGAGCTGGAAGCCCAGCACGATGGTCTCGGTCATGAACCCGGGCGCGATGGCGGTCGCCGTGACCGGGCCGAAGATGAACAGGACCCAGGCGATGAACGTCCCCCAGACGACCTTCAGGTGGTCGCGCATGAACGGGGTCGCCGGCTTGAAGATGTTTATCTCCGCCTCGAGGTAGTCGATGTTCTGTTCGCGTGCGGCCGCGTCGTCGCCCTGACTGGACTCTGACGCGGGTTGTGTGGCTGTGTCTGACATAGGTCTTGGTGTTCGCTATGGCTGTCGCTGTGTCGGTTCTGGAAAACCGGTGGTGTGGGTGAGCGGCCGGTCGCCGGTCACGCGCCGGCGTGCTCGGTGGTCGCCGCTCTCAGTCGCCGCTTACCTTCGCCGCGATGTCCTCGACCACGTCCGGGTTCCGGAGCGTCGAGGTGTTCCCGAGCTCGTCGCCGTTCGCGATGTCCTCGAGCAGGCGACGCATTATCTTGCCCGAGCGGGTCTTCGGGAGTTCGGGCGTGAAGATGACCGCCTCGGGCCGGGCGATTGGCCCGATGGCGTCCTCGACACCCTGGATGATGCGCTGGCGCAGTTCCTCGTCCTCGTCGTAGCCGTCCTCGGTGATGACGTAGGCGTACACTGCCTCGCCCTTGATCTCGTGGTTCCCACCGACGACGGCGGCCTCGGCGACGCCCTCGACGCCGACGATGGCGGATTCGACCTCCATCGTGCCGAGGCGGTGGCCGGAGACGTTGATGACGTCGTCGACGCGACCCAGGACGGTGATGTAACCGTCCTCGTCTATCTTCGCGCCGTCCTCCGGGAAGTACACCCAGTCCTCGGGGTCGTCGCTGTCGGTGTCCGAGTACTCGGCCCAGTACTCCTGGACGTAGCGCTCGTCGTTCTGGTAGAGGGTCCGGAGCATGCCCGGCCACGGCTTCTGGACGGTGAGGTAGCCGGCACGGCCGGCCTCGACCTCGTCACCGGCCCCGTCGACGATCTGTACGTCGAGCCCCGGGAGCGGCGGCCCGGCCGACCCGGGCTTCATATCCTTGATACCGGGGAGCGTGGTGACCATCATGCCGCCGGTCTCGGTCTGCCACCACGTGTCCACGACGGGGCAGGACTCGTCGCCGATGTGCTTGTAGTACCACTTCCACGCCCGCGGGTTGATGGGTTCGCCCACGGTGCCCAGCAGGCGCAGGCTGGAGAGGTCGTGGCGCTCGGGGTACTGCGAGCCCCACTTCATGAACGCGCGGATGGCCGTCGGCGCGGTGTAGAGCTGGGTCGCCTCGTACTCCTCGACGATCTCCCAGAGGCGGTCCTGCTCGGGGTAGTCGGGCGTTCCCTCGTACATCATCGTGGTCGTCCCGAGCGCGAGCGGGCCGTAGACGATGTACGAGTGGCCGGTGATCCAGCCGATGTCTGCCGAGCAGAAGTACGTGTCCTCGGGCTTGATGTCGAGGACCGCCTGGGAGGTCCAGGCCGCCCACGAGAGGTAGCCACCCGTGGTGTGCTTGACCCCCTTGGGCTTCCCCGTCGTGCCGGAGGTATACATGAGGAACAGCATGTCCTCCGCGTCGCGCTCGACCGGGTCGACCTCGGCACCCTCGTTGGCCGCGACGAGGGCGTCGTAGTCGTGGTGGTTGTCGGCCATCGGGTGGTCGTAGACGTCACCGAGGCGGTCGGCGACGACCACGTCGGAGACCTCGTGTTCGACGCCAGCGAGGCCCTCGTCGGCCTTCGCCTTGTGCTCGAGATGGTCGCCGCGGCGGTAGTAGCCGTCGCAGGTGACGAGGTACTCCGAATCCGCCGCGTTCATCCGGGTCGCGAGCGCGTCCGCGGAGAACCCTGCGAACACGACCGAGTGTGGCGCGCCGATGCGGGCACACGCCAGCATGGCGATGGGCAGCTCCGGAATCATCGGCATGTACATCGTCACGACGTCGTCCTCGCCCACACCCAGGTCGCGCAGGGCCGCGGCGAACTCGTTCACCTCGCGATGGAGTTCCTCGTAGGTGTAGCTCCGGTCCGCTTCGTCTACGGGCTCACCCACCCACTCGATGGCGGTCTCGTCGCCTCGCTCGTCGAGGTGTCGGTCGAGACAGTTCGCGGACGCGTTGAGCGACCCGCCCGTGAACCACTCGTAGAACGGCGGGTTCGAATCGTCCAGTACGGTGTCGTAGTCGTCGTCCCAGTCGAGCAGGTCGGCCGCCTGCTCCCAGCACTCGGGCCAGTTCTCCTCGAACTCCTCGTAGATGCCCGCGTCCGAGACGTTCGCCTGTTCGACGAACGACGCAGGCGGTTCGAACCGTTCCTGCTCTTCGAGCCGTGCCTCGAGTTCCACGTCGGTATCGTCCCCTGTCATGATACACCATAACGATACAACGACTCCCCTATAAAAGATGGAACTAACCATGCCACAGTACGGAATTCGGACGTGTTCGAATCCATCACGGTCGTTCAGCAGGAACTGCCGTTTCCATCGGCAATCGGAGCGTCGGTGAGCTCGACCGCGACCCTAGATAGTTAGTGGCGGCCGTCGGCCGGTCGCTCCGAGTCCTCGAACACGGCCGTCAGGAGCTTCTGCTGGGCTTTCCGGAGGTGATTGTGCAGCGTTGGCGACGAGATGTCCATCGATGCCGCCAGCTCCTCGGCGGTGCTCCCGCGGGGCCACTCGAAGTACCCGGAGAGGAACGCCGCCCGGAGGACGGTCCGCTGTTTCTCGGTGAGGTCCTCGTCGACGACCTGTTCGACCTGCGCCGTCGTCTGGACCGGCTGTTCGACCTCACGTTTGGCGAGCAGTTTCGCGTCGGGGAACGACGCCGTGAACGACTCGACGACGGTTCGCAGGTCCGTCTGGTCCGAGAACACGCTGGTCACGCGAGCGGTCCCGCCCTCGACGGTCAGACTCCGGACCGTCCCCCCTCGTTCGACCAGCGTCGGCGCGATGGCGTCGCCCGAGACGACGAACTCGAGGAGCGCGTGCTCGCCGTAGTCACGGACCAGTCGACTGTCCGTGACCGCCTCGCACCCGTCGACGTGTTCGAGCACGTCGCCGACACCTGCCCCCTCGACCGTCACGAAGTGCAGGAGGGAACCGTCGTTCCCCGGGACGACGCCCTCCAGTTCGAGGTCGCACTCGAGTACGGTCGCCGTGTCGACGAGGAACGAACTGCGGTCGGTGCACTCGAAGGCGAGTTCGACGCCGGTGTCCGCCAGAAGCAACCGTTTTCGGTCGACCGCGGTGAGCGTTCGGCCGATTCGCCGGCCGGCGTCGGCGAGTACCCGCTGTGTCTCCCGGTCTGCGGACCGGGTCGCGACGCAGAGCAGGCCGTCTACCGTCTCCCCGGACCGTATCGCGACGATACACAGGGTCTCGTCCCCGCCAGTGCCCAGCTCGTCGACGACATGGGAATCCAAGACGAGGGCGTCGTCGCTGCCGTCGGCCAGCCTCGATTCGAGGTCCTGCCCAGCGATTGCCTCGCCGAGTTCCTCATCGGAGAGCTGGTCACTCAACGTTCCAGCGCGTTCGCGTGGTGTGCCGTCACCGTCACAGAGCCAGACCCCCCCGAAGAAGTCCGCGAGGGCATTGCAGGCGGCGGTCTCGACTTCTTCACGTGTCGCCACGTCCGCCAGCGCCTCGCCGAGGGCCTCGACGCAGTGAACCAGTTCGGCAGTCCGCGAGGGGGTCTGGTGGTGATCAGCGGTGGCTGGTGTGTGCCGTGAGTCGTGTCTGACCGGGGGCGCACCGCCCTGCCGCAGTCCCGTCGAACCACGGGCGAAGGCCTCGACGATGGCCGCCGCAGAGGGTGTGTCGAGGTACTGGTCGAGGCTCTCCAGACTGTTCCAGCCACCGACCGCCTGGACGACCGGTGCGGGGACACCCTGGGCGTTCAGCGACCGATGGGCGAAGTGCTTTCGCAGGTCCTTCGAGGACACCGACTGCAGGCGCTCGTCGTCGGTTCGGTCGGCCACGTCGGAGACCAGCATCTGGAGCCGGCGCGGGCTCACGCCGAACAACGGTTCGTCGGCCGCGACACCCTCCACGTTGGCGAACTTCCGGAGGTCGTGAGCGACCGTGGCCGGCACATAGGCGAGTCGAGTCGCGGCATCGGCGGGTTGGGTGGCGTCGGTTTCCGTCTCTCGTACCGTGAGCAGGTGATGTGTCCGTCCGTGATGGGTCCGCTGGGTGAGGTCACCCGGGCGCAGTCTTGCCATCTCGGCCGGGCGAAGCCCGACCAGGCCGGCCAACGAGACCACGAGGTCCTCCCGGTAGGTCTCGGTCGCGTGGCGGAGTCGCTCGAACTCGGGGTCCGTCAGGAACGACTCGTGCTGGCCGGGTGACATCAGTCGTTTCGCACTTCTCGGAGAGCGCGAATAAATGTTCGGCATTATCACAGCTGTTTATGCCGGGTACCAGCCGCTGATGGCGTCATCTGGGGAAAGCACTCTCGAGCCAACTTCGCCGATTCCAGTATCTGTGAAATCACTCCTCGACGAGCGACTCGAGTTCGCCGACGACCTCGGGGTTGCGCAGCGAACTCGTGTCCTCCGGACGCTCGCCGTTGGCGATGGCTTCGAGGTAGCGACGGAGGATCTTCCCCGAGCGCGTCTTCGGCAGCGACGAGGTGAACGTTATCTCGTCGGGGATGGCGACGGGACCGATAGCGTCCTCGACGCCCCGCTCGACCTGCTCGCGCAACTCGTCGGTCCCGGCCACGTTCGCGGCCGGGCTGACGTAGGCGTGGATTCGCGTCCCCTTCACGTCGTCCTCGCCACCGACGACGGCGGCCTCGGCGATGCCGTCGACGCCGATGATGGCCGACTCTATCTCGGAGGTGCCGAGTCGTCGGCCCGAGACGTTCACCACGTCGTCCAGTCGACCCAGAAGCGTCAGGTAGCCATCCTCGTCCTCGACGGCCCCGTCACCGGTCGAGTACTGCCAGCGCGCGTCCTCGGGGTCACCCCGGGCAGTCTGCGCCCAGTCGGTTCCCTCACGGAGGGCGACGGGCATCCCGGGCCACGGTTTCGTCACGACGAGCTGGCCCGATTCGCCTACCGTCGCCTCCTCGCCGAACTCGTCGACGACCGCGGCATCGATACCGGGCAGGGGTCGGCCGACCGACCCGGGCCGCATCTCGTCGATGGCGGGCAGGGTCGACAGCATCACGCCCCCGGTCTCGGTCTGCCACCAGGTGTCCACGATGGGGCACTCGCCGCCGCCGATGTGCTCGAAGTACCATTCCCACGCGGTCGCGTCGATGCTCTCCCCGACCGAGCCGAGCAGCCGCAGGCTGGAGAGGTCGTGTCTCGCAGGCACCTCCTCGCCCCACTTCATGAACGCCCGGATGGAGGTCGGCGCGGTGTAGAACACGTCCACAGCGTTGCGCTCGATGACCTCCCAGAAGCGGTCCTTGCCAGGCGGGTCCGGTGTGCCCTCGAACAGGACGGTCGTCGCGCCGATGGCGAGCGGGCCATACACGACGTAGGAGTGGCCCGTGATCCAGCCGACGTCGGCGGTACACCAGTGGGTGTCCGTCGGTTCGAGGTCGAAGACGGCGTGGCTCGTCCAGGCCACGTGGGAGAGGTAGCCCCCCGTCGTGTGGCGGACCTCGGTGGGTTCACCTGTGGTCCCGGAGGTGTAGATGTAGAACAGCAGGTCACTCGCGTCCCGCGGGACGGGGTCGACCACCTCGCCGTCGTGAGCCGCGATGCAGTCCTCGTAGGCGTGGTGGTCGCCGGGGTAGCCCAGTTCGAGCCGGTTCACCACGACCTGTTCCACCGCCTGTGAGACCGAGAGACAGGCGTTGTCGGCCTTGCTCTTGAGGTCGACGGCGGTCCCGCGGCGGTAGTAGCCGTCGCAGGTGACGAGCAGTTCGGAGCCGGCGTTCTCCATGCGCGTCGCGAGCGCATCCGCGGAGAACCCCGCGAACACGACCGAGTGCGGCGCGCCGATGCGTGCACACGCCAGCATCGCCACGACGAGTTCGGGCACCACGGGCATATACAGCGTGACCACGTCGTCCTCCTCGACGCCGAGGTCCCGAAGGGCCGCCGCGAAGGCGTTCACCTCGCGGTAGAGGTCCTGGTAGGTGTAGGTCCGGGTCTCGCCCAGCTTACCTTCCCACTTGATTGCGGCGTGGTTCTTGCGCCCGGCCTCGACGTGACGGTCGACGCAGTTGACGGAAGCGTTGAGTTCCCCACCCGGGAACCACCGGATGGCGTCGTCGGTGGAGAGCACCGAATCGTACTGCCGGGACCACGTCAGCTGGTCGGCGGCGCGTCGCCACCCCTCCGGCCAGTCCTCCGCGAACTCGCGATAGATGGACGGGTCGGTGACGTTCGCCTGACGGACGAACGACTCCGGGGGTTCGACGGACTCCGTCTCCCCGCTTCCTGCCGTGGCGGCGGACTCACTCCCGTCCGACATTCGTCTCTCACTTCGTGCAGGCGGCAAAAAATCGTTCGGCCCTCAGTCGCTATCGTCGGGGCAGGGAGGACACCGCATACCACGTGCTTCCGGAGACGCAACACATTAGTTTCGGTTCGAAATAGTCCCGGTATGAGTCGCGTCCCGAACCCCATCCGGTTGCTCATCCTCTGGATAGGGCTCGGGCTCGCCCGTCTCGGCTTGCTCCCCCGGGAACACGTCGAACGGACCACCGACCTCTCCTGGCCCCGCATCGTCACCGGCATCGCCCGGATGTCGAAGAACGCCGTGGACGTGGCGATGGTCGGTATCGCGGTCGGCCCGCTCGCCATCTCCGGTGTCGGCCTGGCCTCGCCGTTCTGGGGTATCGCGTTCTCCCTCGGCGGCGGGTTCGCCGCCGGCACCATCGCCCTCGTCTCCCAGCGGTTCGGGGCCGAGGCCCACGACGACCTCGCGCAAGCGGTTCGGTCGAGCGTCCTTCTCGTCGTCGTCGTGACCCTGCCGGTGATGGCGGCCTTCCGGCTGTTCCCCACCGAACTCATCTCGGTGCTCACCAGCGACGCGCGGGTCGTCGAACTCGGCGCGCGCTACCTCGCGGTGCTCTCCTTCGGCGTCCCGTTCGCCGCCCTCAACCTCATCGGGAGCCGCATCTTCATCGGCGTCGACGACGCCTGGACGCCGATGGTCGTCCGCTCCGGAGGAGCCATCGCCAACATCGGGCTCAGCGCCATCTTCATCTTCGACATGGGGATGGGTGTCGCGGGTGCCGCCCTCGGCACCGTCCTCGCGAACGTCCTCGTCACCGGGGCCTTCGTCGTCGCACTGGTCGCCGGACGGCTCCCCGGTATCGGGGTCTCCCCCGTCCAGGTCTCTCCCGTGGGGCAGTACGCCGACCTCGGGAACCTGCGACAGCTGGTGAAGATCGGCCTGCCGGTCGTCGGCCGGAACATGGTGTGGACGGTCGCGAAGTTCCCGATGCTCGCCATCGTCGGGTTATTCGGCTCGACCGTCCTCGCCGCCTACGTCATCGCCCGACGTATCTGGGGCATCATGAACACGCCCGGCTGGGGCTTCGCGCTGGCCGCGAGCAGCCTCGTCGGGCAGGAACTCGGTGCCGGCGACGAGGCCGAAGCAGAGTCCTACGCCCGCGGCGTCATCATCTTCTCGGTGGCGACGTACACCGTCGCCGGGCTCCTCGTCGGCGTGTTCGCAGAACCCATCGTCCGGCTGTTCGTCGGTGATCCGAATGACCCCGCGATTCCCATCGCGGTGGCGCTGGTGTACGCCGCCTGTTTCGCCGTGGTCGGCCAGGGCGTCAAGTCGGCGACCGCCGGCCCGCTGGACGCCAGTGGCGACACGCGCTGGCCGTTCTACAGCCAGCTGCTGGGCATGTTCGTGTTCACCATCCCTATCGCCTACCTCGGTGCCACCACCGCGCTCGGTATCTGGGGACTCTACCTGTCGTTCACCGCCGAGACGTTCGTCCCCGCAGCGATCAACTACTATCGCTTCTCGACCGGGAAGTGGAAGGCCATCAGCCGGGAGTACCGCCCGGACCAGCCGATAGCCGACGATTGAAAAACGACCGCGAACCGTGGACCCTGCTCAGGCCCCGTGGAACTCCTTCAGGATGCGCAGGTCGGTCTGCGTCTGTGCGAACTCCGCCATCCGGCGGGTCGTCCCACAGTGCTTGCACGTGAAATCACGCTTCGGTTCGGGGAGCTGGGCCGGGTTCGCCTCCCACCCTTCGTCACACGCCGAACACTGGAGCTGAATCCACGCTTGTTGCATACATGTTACTTCGCGACGAAGCTTCAAAACGGTTGCTGGTGGTGAAGTGAGTGACTGAGATGCAGAAACTAACAGTCGTCTGTCTTTTCGAAAGCGCTCGCTACGCTCCGGATGCGCTGGTGTGTCAGAATCAGGAGCGCTGTGGCCGCGTGGGACGAACCACCCACGCGGCGCGGCCGACGCGAGTCGACCAGCACGCCGTGACAGGAAACGGAGCCGATAAGCGAACAGCACCCGGGAACACCCCGGAACGCGGTTCGGCACCCCCCACAGGCGGCCCATCGGCCACAAAGTACTTAGGTGTGAATTTGCCACTCAGTCGACGTCCGGCTCTGCGAGCGCGTCGTCGAGGCCGTTGTTCCGCATCGTCTCGGCGACGGCGGCACCTTCGTCGCCATCGAGGACGCCGTGGGCGTCTTCGTCCTGGCGCTCGACGACGGTCGTCTCGCCGGTCAACTCCACGAACAGCGTGGCAAGGTCGCGATCGGGGCTCTTGTTGACTGTCATTGTGTCTCGAACTCCGGCTATACCACAGTTATCGAAACGCATGAAGTGTGAGCATGATTAGCACACCCATTCAAATGGCACCGCGAAATCACCCCACAGAGACACGTCATCGAAACAGAATGTCAGCAACAGAGTTGACACCGTTCGCCACGTACAGAGTGTAGAAGTCTCATGTACGAGAGGATACTGGTGCCGACGGACGGGAGCGATGCCGCGCTTGTCGCGGCCGAGTGTGCGACCGCCCTGGCACGACGGTTCGGGGCCGCCGTCGACGTGGTACACGTGCCCGACCGCCGGGAACGGGTGTTCGCACCGTCGGAAGCCGAGGCCGACGCCGCCGCGGAAGCAGTCCTCACAGCGACCCGCGACGTGGTGACCGCGGGCGGGATCGAGCCGAACGCCGTCATCATCGACGAACCGGACCAGGTTCACGAGGTACTCTGTCGATACGCCGACGAGCACGGCGTCGACTGCATCGTC contains these protein-coding regions:
- a CDS encoding PAS domain S-box protein — translated: MRTDGNNRTTDAVSQSDTEQIHVLHVDNDPEAQDTTKIWLERTCDRARVESVERATDALAIFDEGGVDCIVSDYDLPGMDGIEFLRTVRERDPFIPFILFTGSGTEEVASEAISAGVTDYLRKSGPGAYEFLTSRMEHYVNTYRTEKIVGRRLRAMESAREGIAMFDEDGQFIYANQAFAEMYGYTTEELLKERWKLLFDPEDREYIENTIMPAVPHKGRWSDELVQRRKDGSPVHVSVALSYAENGTMICVAFDISEEYEAERLLDEEKERFELLIEAITEYAIFSMDPEGLVTTWNSGSERINGYHHGEIIGEKFSILYTTEDVTNGVPERQLEHARDEGPVHEKGWRVRRGGFRYWADFTLTAVNDENGAHRGFVCVLRDMTDQLERERQLQQRVRQLDEFAGILSHDLRNPLSTAKVSLDLAAEDADQATDHIARADRALDRIDALIQSLLELARKGETVSDFEQVSLVECAQLAWDTVDAPDATLDVDPDTDSIEGDAERVQTLFENLFRNAVDHGGQTVTVHVGETPEYFFVEDDGPGIPPADRAKVFDYGYTGDPDGTGFGLAIVKSIAGAHGWDVTVSESEMGGARFEFAGVDGFETDDV
- a CDS encoding universal stress protein: MTERILIPTDGSATAEVAVDKALELAELYDAEVLALYVVDTIAMDISLGTEQVERIRAGKFGEMEDLEDRARSATSRVAEKARERGLTAEEHFRGGRPHSVIADFAEDFDVDLIVMGSHGRSGVKRALLGSVTERVLRSTHRPVLVVDEREGEDDE
- a CDS encoding VC_2705 family sodium/solute symporter; amino-acid sequence: MPDIVLQIGETGLDAGFKAIPAAITAGMLMLFLSIGYVFRVADTDGLWVAGRSIGNIENGMAIGANWMSAASYLGVAGLVGLAGYYGLAYLVGWTAGFFILLIFMAAQFRRFGKYTAPDFIGDRFYSDGARAIAAFTTILIGFVYAVGQGRGMGLMSIYLFGTDYTTGVVLLMGITIVYVALSGMLGATKNMAVQYVILIAAFLVGLYAVGWSQGYSTVLPYIEFGNEATYVAQQLSAEFSAPFANASYFVWVATAFTLIVGTCGLPHVLVRFYTVENERTARWSCVWGLFFICLLYWGTAAYAAFGGILAQESGVSPDGALFTGTQSDVLVVLTAQLAELPQWLVGLVAAGAVAAALATTAGLFIAASSAAAHDIYTNIINEDATQRQQLLVGRATIVTLGVLVTVVALNPPALIGELVSMAFAIAGSVLFPVFFLGLWWENTNRKGAIAGMLTGLGFSLLGIVNEVLPGYVGFIDGEVLSQTLANVIPATSSALVAVPVVFAVIVGVSWATEEPPEDIKKLVRQCHSPEPMQRMESAEQVVSDGANTPADD
- a CDS encoding DUF4212 domain-containing protein produces the protein MSDTATQPASESSQGDDAAAREQNIDYLEAEINIFKPATPFMRDHLKVVWGTFIAWVLFIFGPVTATAIAPGFMTETIVLGFQLHFFLTAIGAPAGALLLSVVYARQRDALDDKFGIDHEDDSETASAGQAAATDGGEEL
- the acs gene encoding acetate--CoA ligase, which translates into the protein MTGDDTDVELEARLEEQERFEPPASFVEQANVSDAGIYEEFEENWPECWEQAADLLDWDDDYDTVLDDSNPPFYEWFTGGSLNASANCLDRHLDERGDETAIEWVGEPVDEADRSYTYEELHREVNEFAAALRDLGVGEDDVVTMYMPMIPELPIAMLACARIGAPHSVVFAGFSADALATRMNAADSEYLVTCDGYYRRGDHLEHKAKADEGLAGVEHEVSDVVVADRLGDVYDHPMADNHHDYDALVAANEGAEVDPVERDAEDMLFLMYTSGTTGKPKGVKHTTGGYLSWAAWTSQAVLDIKPEDTYFCSADIGWITGHSYIVYGPLALGTTTMMYEGTPDYPEQDRLWEIVEEYEATQLYTAPTAIRAFMKWGSQYPERHDLSSLRLLGTVGEPINPRAWKWYYKHIGDESCPVVDTWWQTETGGMMVTTLPGIKDMKPGSAGPPLPGLDVQIVDGAGDEVEAGRAGYLTVQKPWPGMLRTLYQNDERYVQEYWAEYSDTDSDDPEDWVYFPEDGAKIDEDGYITVLGRVDDVINVSGHRLGTMEVESAIVGVEGVAEAAVVGGNHEIKGEAVYAYVITEDGYDEDEELRQRIIQGVEDAIGPIARPEAVIFTPELPKTRSGKIMRRLLEDIANGDELGNTSTLRNPDVVEDIAAKVSGD